In Candidatus Poribacteria bacterium, the following are encoded in one genomic region:
- a CDS encoding ABC transporter substrate-binding protein translates to MSQTEKVRIGHSPDSDDAFMFYALAKGLIPTDPFEIVHVIEDIETLNQRALAAELEVTAISVHAYAYVAKDYALMPCGASIGDRYGPLVVSKTPIDTLEGKRIAIPGEMTTAYLTLSLFQPNFEAETRPFDQILDAVQKDEVDAGLIIHEGQLTYAREGLHKVIDLGEWWYEETGLPLPLGANVIRRNLGSEKIHQITSLLKQSIQYSLEHRARGLEYAMTYARDMETALADKFVGMYVNDYTLDYGEKGRAGVRELLHRGNTAGIIPHRVDADFVALK, encoded by the coding sequence ATGTCACAGACAGAAAAAGTCCGGATTGGACACAGTCCAGATTCCGATGACGCGTTTATGTTCTACGCGCTTGCTAAAGGATTAATTCCGACGGACCCTTTTGAGATTGTTCATGTTATTGAAGATATTGAGACATTAAATCAGCGCGCGCTCGCTGCGGAACTTGAGGTCACAGCGATTTCAGTTCACGCTTATGCTTATGTTGCGAAGGATTATGCCCTCATGCCGTGCGGGGCAAGTATTGGTGACCGTTATGGTCCACTTGTTGTCTCCAAAACACCGATAGATACCCTTGAAGGTAAACGTATCGCTATCCCCGGCGAAATGACAACGGCTTATCTTACGCTTAGCCTTTTCCAACCCAATTTTGAAGCAGAAACCCGTCCATTTGATCAGATATTGGACGCTGTTCAAAAAGACGAAGTGGACGCTGGACTCATTATTCATGAGGGACAGTTGACTTACGCACGCGAAGGTCTTCACAAAGTTATTGATTTGGGAGAGTGGTGGTATGAAGAGACAGGGTTACCCTTGCCTCTCGGTGCCAATGTTATTCGCCGTAATCTCGGTAGTGAGAAGATACATCAGATTACCTCGCTGCTTAAACAGAGCATTCAGTACTCACTTGAGCACCGAGCGCGTGGGTTAGAATACGCGATGACCTACGCACGCGACATGGAGACCGCTCTTGCTGACAAGTTCGTCGGCATGTACGTCAATGACTATACACTTGATTATGGTGAGAAGGGAAGGGCGGGGGTCCGTGAATTGCTCCACCGCGGCAACACTGCAGGGATTATACCCCATCGTGTAGATGCTGACTTTGTCGCACTAAAATAG
- a CDS encoding SdiA-regulated domain-containing protein, whose translation MSYKRVLLVILIISISGLLVYFLAQMEQSAMQQTAASRPIPLPYNWIGSITKKQIAEPSGITYHPVRRSLFIADDSGSVHEVDLHGIFIQAKGVNELDIEGITMDPSTGLLYAAVEDDEAIIELDPETLAIQRKFRIARDFEGELLLKKGGMGIEAIAFVPDALHPEGGTFWVGNQSFSLKTTAEPSVVCEVLVPLRSETAAISEVSIINAYKMNFIDISGLAYDPQDDVLVLISDTTNLLVEMNREGTILSKYLLPGDEQEGVTLDGHGYMYIAQESGTIIKLGDRRLR comes from the coding sequence ATGTCTTACAAAAGAGTGCTCCTCGTCATTTTAATCATAAGTATTAGTGGACTCCTCGTCTACTTCTTGGCGCAGATGGAACAGTCTGCAATGCAACAGACGGCAGCGTCGCGCCCAATACCGCTCCCTTATAATTGGATTGGGAGTATCACAAAAAAACAGATAGCAGAACCCTCCGGGATTACTTATCACCCAGTTCGGCGGAGTCTGTTTATCGCTGATGATTCAGGCAGCGTCCATGAGGTGGATCTGCATGGGATATTCATCCAAGCAAAAGGGGTAAATGAACTTGACATCGAAGGCATTACAATGGACCCGAGTACGGGTTTACTGTATGCAGCCGTTGAAGATGATGAAGCCATCATAGAACTTGACCCGGAAACGCTCGCGATTCAGAGAAAATTCAGAATCGCCAGAGACTTTGAAGGGGAACTCCTTCTGAAAAAAGGGGGTATGGGGATTGAGGCAATCGCTTTTGTGCCGGATGCCTTGCACCCGGAAGGCGGCACATTTTGGGTCGGCAATCAATCCTTCAGTCTTAAGACGACGGCTGAACCCTCTGTTGTATGCGAAGTCCTTGTGCCACTCCGCTCCGAAACAGCCGCAATATCAGAAGTCTCTATCATTAACGCTTACAAGATGAACTTCATTGATATTTCAGGACTTGCCTACGACCCTCAAGACGATGTATTGGTATTAATTAGCGATACAACCAATCTTTTGGTCGAGATGAATCGGGAAGGTACAATTTTAAGTAAATACCTCTTACCCGGTGATGAGCAAGAGGGTGTGACATTAGATGGACACGGCTATATGTACATCGCTCAAGAGAGTGGAACGATTATTAAACTCGGAGATCGGCGACTCCGTTAG
- a CDS encoding beta/gamma crystallin-related protein: MTNMPRLVVEVFEHVNFHGRKLTLIESVPNTSVIGAQDIISSIKIYKGPGFNASPNYKAIFHEHENYKGRRLVLAPGFYPNIHDIPYNFGDAITAISFSPSAHPTPPEYGAVPVIIEVFRDVDYSGQRSVIMRDISSVFDIGMNDTISSIRIQRGPSFPFSGCHVIFYEHVNFEGRRLNLSLNSREFQLGLRNLRTLPHSQSFSDIISSIKIVPLGVFRVLIVVGDNMTSEPAVLESLTTIEGLEFQFTTVHINDNPENRGDPNNAIKLSSVTLSNYDIIWFTWFATGHDGEYFVEDADQAIQEFVRKGGVVWASAMDNNITPPDGVHTSEPQWRGDWLPVDRHPIRVINSNDCNVNVTDDGQKTGMFTWPHKINVDTLITDDHWVTDDRSYRKLAVREDNGDAVSVQLQWGEGYYVTFAVDTRDAHRTTIARPLIENALCYLANLAWQTSPRQPLKGRYRTALSDEEIFR; encoded by the coding sequence ATGACCAACATGCCGAGGCTTGTCGTTGAAGTCTTTGAACATGTGAATTTTCACGGACGCAAGTTGACGTTAATCGAATCGGTACCTAATACCAGTGTGATTGGGGCTCAAGATATTATCTCTTCGATTAAGATTTATAAAGGGCCGGGGTTCAACGCGTCGCCAAACTACAAAGCCATTTTTCACGAGCATGAGAATTATAAGGGACGTCGATTGGTTCTCGCGCCTGGGTTTTATCCGAATATTCATGACATCCCCTACAATTTCGGAGATGCGATTACGGCTATCAGTTTTAGCCCATCGGCACACCCGACCCCACCAGAATATGGGGCTGTCCCTGTTATCATTGAAGTGTTTCGCGACGTAGACTATAGCGGTCAACGGAGCGTCATTATGCGGGACATCAGTTCCGTGTTTGATATCGGCATGAATGATACGATTTCATCAATTCGTATCCAACGCGGCCCGAGTTTTCCATTCAGCGGCTGCCATGTTATTTTCTATGAGCATGTGAATTTTGAAGGTCGGCGGTTGAATTTAAGCTTGAACTCCCGAGAGTTTCAGTTGGGACTTCGGAACCTGAGAACGCTTCCACATTCGCAATCATTTTCGGATATTATTTCCTCCATAAAGATTGTCCCGTTAGGGGTATTTCGGGTCCTGATTGTTGTCGGCGATAATATGACGAGCGAACCGGCAGTATTAGAATCGCTGACCACCATCGAAGGGTTGGAATTCCAATTTACAACTGTGCATATCAACGACAATCCTGAGAATCGCGGTGATCCGAACAATGCAATCAAGCTTTCAAGCGTTACCCTTTCAAATTATGATATTATTTGGTTCACATGGTTTGCTACGGGGCATGATGGCGAGTATTTCGTTGAGGACGCTGACCAGGCGATTCAAGAGTTTGTCCGAAAAGGTGGGGTCGTCTGGGCTTCTGCTATGGATAACAACATCACACCCCCTGATGGTGTACACACGTCTGAGCCGCAGTGGCGCGGCGACTGGCTGCCTGTCGATAGACATCCAATTCGAGTGATTAATTCCAATGATTGCAATGTCAATGTCACCGATGATGGACAGAAAACCGGCATGTTTACTTGGCCCCACAAAATCAATGTAGATACGTTAATAACCGATGATCACTGGGTGACGGACGATCGGAGTTACCGAAAATTGGCAGTCAGAGAAGATAATGGTGATGCGGTCAGTGTGCAACTGCAATGGGGCGAAGGTTATTACGTTACTTTTGCTGTGGATACCCGTGATGCACATCGCACTACCATAGCGAGACCTCTCATTGAGAATGCACTATGTTATTTAGCAAACCTCGCGTGGCAGACCTCTCCACGTCAACCGCTTAAAGGGCGCTACCGGACTGCCCTCAGTGACGAGGAGATTTTCCGGTAA
- a CDS encoding SPFH domain-containing protein, which yields MRFIAVIVFLIVVAVAVGWFAFENLDNFGQNAVMRWSAVILVVLLAILAAFAATVIRYRIPKADVALVRTGGSREKISITKGLWVNTIIHEIKEISLNTMRIEVIREGTEALITYDFNRGDVEVVFYLKVEPEEDDVLRAAQALGDKSMTPETVRELIEPKLEGALRSVAAESEIQDLLQKRQEFADKVQEACGEDLEIQNGLTLETVSIIRVDQTPVDTLDAENRFDAVGIREITEITAEQEREKVDIVQRKEVAIVQIEVAARIEKLEAEQEQAWAESDQQKNIAIYAAEREAETLKFQFEMEQSVQEREYEMKQEVERARITQEQVVQEREIEMNRDVEVARVQQEQIVAEREIEKNLIVETQQIEQSKVVQLAEIEQFLTVQLQKIEQEQAIEVREIEKVLTVEKARIAQEEGVMLRDIERELVVQTERFAQEQQVMQREIEKNLVVETAQIDQLRQVETAEIAKKLAVELARIAADQQEQIRDIEKELAVEKARIAQEEGVMLRDIERELIVQTERFAQEQQVMQREIEKNLVVETAQIDQMRYVELAEIAKMLNVEQSRIGQELRVALTDEDRKIEVANKQQVTALAEKEKLVAEAERMGAEVNVTATEEVMSAEWQREVAVIGAEAQAQPIERLADAVLAEARAKAQGEMAEYEARNVAEQRVLVQEAILELINDADDIIEQLMKPVEKIDSIKILDMGNTDGQGGINRSSMGRLANALLDTGAISPMLKELFNFADVDAQQITDKIAEYLADLVNRPS from the coding sequence ATGCGTTTCATTGCTGTTATCGTCTTCTTAATTGTTGTAGCAGTCGCTGTTGGCTGGTTCGCCTTTGAGAACCTCGACAATTTTGGACAAAACGCTGTAATGCGGTGGTCGGCAGTTATACTTGTTGTATTGCTGGCTATTTTGGCTGCCTTTGCTGCTACAGTTATACGCTACCGGATACCGAAAGCCGATGTCGCGCTCGTGCGGACAGGTGGTTCGAGAGAGAAAATCAGTATCACTAAAGGTCTCTGGGTTAACACCATTATCCATGAAATCAAAGAAATCTCCCTTAATACAATGCGGATTGAGGTAATCCGAGAAGGGACAGAGGCTTTAATTACTTACGACTTCAACCGTGGCGATGTTGAAGTTGTTTTCTATCTTAAAGTTGAACCTGAAGAAGATGATGTGTTACGCGCCGCACAAGCCCTCGGTGACAAATCCATGACGCCGGAGACAGTACGTGAACTCATTGAACCTAAACTTGAAGGCGCGTTGCGAAGTGTAGCAGCTGAAAGTGAAATCCAGGACCTCCTCCAGAAACGCCAAGAGTTTGCGGATAAAGTCCAAGAGGCGTGTGGCGAAGATTTAGAAATCCAAAACGGCTTGACGCTTGAAACTGTATCCATTATCCGCGTAGACCAGACCCCTGTTGATACGCTTGATGCTGAAAACCGGTTTGATGCTGTCGGTATTCGTGAAATCACTGAAATTACCGCTGAACAAGAACGGGAAAAGGTAGACATTGTCCAACGGAAAGAGGTCGCTATCGTTCAAATAGAAGTTGCTGCCCGTATAGAGAAACTTGAAGCGGAACAGGAACAGGCGTGGGCAGAGTCCGACCAGCAGAAGAATATCGCGATTTATGCCGCTGAACGGGAAGCGGAGACCCTCAAGTTCCAATTTGAGATGGAACAGAGTGTACAAGAGCGTGAGTATGAGATGAAGCAAGAGGTCGAGCGCGCACGTATCACACAAGAACAGGTCGTCCAAGAACGCGAAATTGAGATGAATCGGGATGTTGAAGTCGCCCGTGTCCAGCAGGAACAGATTGTCGCAGAACGTGAAATTGAGAAAAACCTCATTGTCGAAACGCAGCAGATTGAACAATCTAAAGTCGTCCAGCTTGCTGAAATTGAGCAGTTCCTCACTGTCCAGTTACAGAAAATTGAGCAGGAGCAGGCGATTGAGGTGCGTGAGATAGAGAAGGTATTGACGGTAGAGAAAGCCCGTATTGCCCAAGAAGAGGGTGTGATGCTCCGAGATATTGAGCGTGAGCTGGTCGTTCAGACGGAACGCTTCGCTCAAGAGCAACAAGTCATGCAGCGCGAGATTGAGAAGAACCTCGTCGTTGAAACTGCACAGATTGATCAGCTGCGGCAAGTTGAAACAGCTGAGATCGCTAAAAAATTGGCAGTAGAGTTGGCACGTATTGCGGCAGACCAACAGGAACAAATCCGAGATATCGAAAAAGAATTAGCAGTAGAGAAGGCACGCATTGCGCAAGAAGAGGGTGTGATGCTCCGGGATATTGAGCGTGAGTTGATCGTTCAGACGGAACGTTTTGCTCAAGAGCAACAAGTCATGCAGCGCGAGATTGAGAAGAACCTCGTTGTTGAAACCGCTCAAATCGACCAGATGCGATACGTGGAACTCGCTGAAATTGCTAAAATGTTGAATGTGGAGCAGTCTCGTATCGGTCAGGAATTGCGCGTTGCGTTAACTGATGAAGACCGGAAAATCGAAGTTGCCAATAAACAGCAGGTAACGGCACTCGCGGAGAAGGAAAAGTTAGTTGCGGAAGCTGAACGTATGGGTGCGGAAGTGAACGTGACAGCCACGGAAGAGGTGATGTCAGCGGAGTGGCAGCGTGAAGTTGCTGTCATCGGTGCAGAAGCACAAGCACAACCCATTGAACGTCTTGCTGATGCGGTCCTCGCTGAAGCGCGTGCGAAAGCACAGGGTGAAATGGCGGAATATGAAGCACGGAATGTTGCTGAACAACGCGTCCTTGTCCAAGAGGCGATCTTAGAACTCATTAATGATGCCGATGATATTATTGAGCAGCTTATGAAGCCGGTTGAGAAAATCGATAGCATTAAGATTCTGGATATGGGAAACACTGACGGGCAAGGTGGAATCAATCGAAGCAGTATGGGAAGACTCGCGAACGCTTTGCTGGATACAGGTGCTATCTCTCCAATGCTCAAAGAACTGTTCAACTTTGCGGATGTAGATGCCCAACAAATTACAGATAAAATTGCTGAATATCTGGCGGACCTTGTCAATCGTCCGAGTTAA
- a CDS encoding immune inhibitor A: protein MISIVSLLFFCSFVPLTIAAPPNPYLFFTEDSTSGELVPKAPQSEIEFLEGLEDCCLANEQGVLQSDGIEYVLALKIDFSDMPGRREGAAFDKYLFATEGVSLKTYFHENSYGQMDIQPGPMGGVLPRGNTWIRAKKPMTYYGEGVRILERYRELVREACEGVDEMVDFSQYDRDNDGVVDHVFLIHAGNDQASTGIIDYDIQSVLIPAVNAVHDGVRVNTAAIVAEEPDFEHPHLGIYFHEFFHDFGAPDIYGVFRGPHDHKWGLMGAFGPYQGPEEFGIGNGLEPSHIMGYLKWDFDGRPQNGRLGWIQPVVITENQKIDVPSFELGPKTNKLFKIDIHSSRNPGVGEAREFFLIENRNKVSGATFDTYLPESGILIWHIDETRPYPVGTYDASHQVWLEDPTDPEHLGIYQQDAAEFIDVQSITDGAAYSLDDGHTAFTPGTVPNSNANDGTVTGISITNIGPEGLTIPILVSFGDTYEPNDTIVTAFPIKYGETYESFIFDSTDVRDVYELEAVRGITILVTLADIPPNNRYRLSLHAATGEVYATGENATEIAGLKLIYQPDRTGTFYLVIESEEGFSSVDSYRLRVEQLQSETLAFEETRVYPNPLRLAGETMTFAYRLSASQIADNVDLEIFTPTGVLVYKEAHQNVLSQGKFEWRGANLSGVPVASGVYIYRISAKQAVSLIQEIGKFSVVK, encoded by the coding sequence ATGATCAGCATCGTCAGTTTACTCTTCTTTTGTTCTTTTGTGCCGTTAACTATTGCCGCTCCGCCGAACCCTTATCTCTTTTTTACTGAAGATTCTACGAGTGGGGAATTGGTACCCAAAGCACCTCAAAGCGAGATTGAATTTCTTGAAGGGTTGGAAGACTGTTGTCTCGCCAACGAGCAAGGGGTCTTACAGTCTGACGGTATAGAATATGTGCTCGCCTTAAAGATAGATTTCTCTGACATGCCCGGACGTAGAGAGGGCGCGGCGTTTGATAAATATCTCTTCGCCACAGAAGGCGTTTCCCTCAAAACCTACTTCCACGAAAATTCTTATGGGCAGATGGATATACAGCCAGGGCCGATGGGAGGCGTTCTTCCGAGAGGGAATACGTGGATTCGTGCCAAAAAACCGATGACGTATTACGGCGAAGGTGTCCGAATCTTGGAACGCTATCGAGAGTTAGTTCGAGAGGCTTGCGAGGGAGTAGATGAGATGGTTGATTTTTCGCAATATGATAGAGACAATGATGGCGTCGTAGATCATGTCTTCCTCATCCATGCAGGGAATGACCAAGCGTCTACTGGCATCATTGATTATGACATCCAGTCTGTTCTCATACCTGCCGTTAACGCTGTTCATGATGGTGTCCGTGTCAATACCGCTGCAATCGTTGCTGAAGAACCAGATTTTGAGCACCCACACTTAGGCATCTATTTTCATGAGTTCTTTCACGATTTCGGTGCCCCTGATATTTATGGGGTCTTTAGAGGTCCACACGACCATAAATGGGGATTGATGGGTGCCTTCGGTCCCTACCAAGGACCTGAAGAATTTGGGATCGGAAATGGCTTGGAACCGAGTCATATCATGGGGTATCTCAAGTGGGATTTTGATGGACGACCGCAAAACGGTCGCCTTGGTTGGATCCAACCGGTTGTGATAACCGAAAACCAGAAAATTGATGTCCCCAGTTTTGAACTCGGTCCCAAAACCAATAAACTTTTCAAAATTGATATCCATTCGTCAAGAAATCCAGGGGTCGGAGAAGCGCGGGAATTTTTTCTTATAGAAAATCGGAACAAGGTATCAGGTGCAACTTTTGATACCTATCTACCAGAATCAGGTATCCTCATCTGGCACATTGATGAAACGCGGCCCTACCCTGTTGGTACTTATGATGCATCGCATCAGGTATGGCTTGAAGATCCAACAGACCCTGAACACCTCGGTATCTATCAACAAGATGCGGCTGAATTTATAGATGTGCAATCCATAACGGATGGCGCGGCTTATTCTTTAGATGACGGACATACAGCCTTTACACCTGGCACTGTACCGAATAGTAACGCAAACGATGGCACTGTTACGGGTATCTCGATTACTAATATAGGACCGGAAGGGCTGACTATCCCAATACTGGTATCCTTTGGTGACACTTATGAGCCGAATGATACAATTGTGACAGCGTTTCCTATCAAATATGGCGAAACTTATGAGTCTTTCATTTTCGATTCGACCGATGTCCGCGATGTTTACGAACTGGAAGCGGTCCGTGGGATCACTATTTTAGTGACATTGGCTGATATTCCACCGAATAATAGGTATCGGTTATCTCTCCACGCGGCGACGGGAGAAGTGTATGCTACTGGCGAGAATGCTACCGAGATCGCCGGATTGAAACTCATCTATCAACCTGACAGGACAGGCACATTCTATCTGGTTATAGAATCGGAGGAAGGATTCAGCAGCGTGGATTCTTACCGGTTGCGGGTAGAACAACTTCAGTCGGAAACACTTGCCTTTGAGGAAACGCGAGTCTATCCGAACCCACTGCGCCTTGCTGGCGAAACGATGACGTTCGCCTATCGGCTCTCTGCCTCCCAAATTGCGGATAACGTTGACCTTGAGATATTCACGCCGACAGGTGTACTTGTCTATAAAGAAGCACACCAAAACGTCCTCTCACAAGGGAAATTCGAGTGGCGCGGCGCGAATCTCAGCGGTGTTCCTGTTGCATCTGGCGTTTATATTTATCGTATCTCCGCGAAACAGGCAGTGTCACTTATCCAAGAAATCGGGAAGTTCAGCGTTGTGAAGTAA
- a CDS encoding DEAD/DEAH box helicase, whose translation MTTSTSLTLREIFSPGGLISQHLEGYEFRQEQLQMAHEVSRALMGSEHLIVEAGTGVGKSFAYLIPAISLALRSEQTVIISTNTISLQEQLVTKDIPFLQRILPRDFNVVLAKGRRNYLSRRRLKNLLSYERGLFDTLEEVDEVAEIKEWVNLTVDGSRADLPRQPNPQVWDKVASDRDNCLGRNCETYDTCFYFKVRREMHNADLLIVNHHLLFSDLTIRKDSDAAAGLLPDYEYLIIDEAHHLEATATNHASVNFNNTRVKWFLDSLYNERSKDGLATHFNSPQLKDQVVEAREQTNKLFNSIVSAIGEIDSGGHGSTLTERIYKSDFVENVLDAPLVDIERTLKRLQNDAATDDDEQEITAHHRNCQRLRDELDMIIRQNDPDYVYWAEISIRGRTPRILLNATPANINQMLQDHLFREKNSVVMTSATLSTNRNFAYFKARVGISECRELLAHSPFDFKEQVQIHIPKGMPDPNSSDFIPAVIRKIQHYLKLTHGKAFVLFTSYKMMDEVYDAVAPDLEDMGISTFKQGGELSRTDMLQAFREDTNSVLFGTSSFWEGVDVRGEALSNVIITRLPFEVPTHPVMEARVKQIKERGGNEFFEFSLPEAILRLKQGFGRLIRTQTDRGIVVILDPRIQTRSYGKQFLDSLPDCEIVEG comes from the coding sequence ATGACAACATCAACATCCCTGACGCTCAGAGAAATTTTTAGTCCAGGCGGTCTTATCTCACAACATCTTGAGGGATATGAATTCCGTCAAGAACAACTGCAGATGGCACACGAGGTATCTCGAGCATTGATGGGTTCCGAACACCTGATTGTTGAAGCCGGAACAGGTGTAGGTAAAAGTTTCGCTTATCTAATTCCCGCGATTTCTCTCGCACTTAGATCGGAACAAACGGTAATCATTTCGACAAACACCATCAGTCTACAAGAACAGCTCGTCACAAAAGACATCCCATTTCTGCAGCGGATTCTTCCTCGCGACTTCAACGTTGTACTCGCAAAGGGAAGACGCAATTACCTCTCCCGCAGACGACTCAAAAATCTACTCAGTTATGAGCGTGGCTTGTTTGATACACTTGAAGAGGTAGATGAAGTTGCAGAAATTAAAGAATGGGTGAACCTAACAGTGGATGGAAGTCGGGCAGATTTACCACGGCAGCCTAATCCTCAGGTTTGGGATAAGGTCGCGTCCGACCGCGACAATTGTCTCGGTCGCAACTGTGAGACCTACGATACTTGCTTCTACTTCAAAGTGCGTCGAGAGATGCACAACGCCGATCTGCTTATCGTAAACCATCACCTCCTTTTTAGCGATCTCACAATCCGTAAGGACAGCGATGCAGCAGCCGGGCTCTTGCCTGATTACGAATACCTCATCATTGATGAAGCACATCATCTCGAAGCAACAGCAACCAACCATGCAAGCGTTAACTTCAACAACACGCGTGTTAAATGGTTTCTTGATTCTCTCTACAATGAACGGAGCAAAGATGGCTTGGCGACACATTTCAACTCGCCACAATTAAAGGATCAAGTCGTAGAAGCACGTGAACAGACGAATAAGCTTTTCAACAGTATTGTTAGTGCCATCGGAGAAATTGATAGTGGAGGACACGGTAGCACCCTAACTGAACGTATCTATAAAAGCGATTTTGTCGAAAACGTGTTGGACGCGCCACTTGTGGACATTGAGCGAACACTCAAACGTCTCCAGAACGACGCTGCAACAGACGATGACGAACAGGAGATTACAGCGCACCACCGCAATTGCCAACGGCTTCGAGACGAATTGGATATGATCATCCGGCAAAACGATCCAGATTACGTCTATTGGGCAGAAATATCAATACGCGGTCGTACCCCCCGAATCCTTTTAAACGCCACACCCGCGAATATAAACCAAATGCTACAAGATCACCTGTTCAGAGAAAAAAATAGCGTCGTGATGACAAGTGCTACGCTCTCCACGAATCGCAACTTTGCTTACTTTAAAGCGCGGGTCGGGATAAGTGAGTGTCGCGAACTCCTTGCCCACTCACCGTTCGATTTTAAAGAGCAGGTTCAAATTCATATTCCGAAGGGAATGCCAGATCCGAACAGCAGCGATTTCATACCAGCGGTGATCCGTAAAATTCAACATTACCTCAAACTGACACACGGCAAAGCATTCGTCCTTTTTACAAGTTACAAAATGATGGATGAAGTCTATGATGCTGTCGCGCCCGATTTAGAAGATATGGGGATTAGCACCTTCAAACAGGGCGGCGAACTCTCTCGGACGGACATGCTACAGGCTTTTCGTGAGGATACGAACTCGGTTTTATTCGGAACGTCCAGTTTCTGGGAGGGGGTCGATGTGCGCGGTGAGGCTCTCAGCAATGTTATCATAACTCGGCTGCCGTTTGAGGTGCCGACGCATCCAGTGATGGAGGCACGCGTGAAACAGATCAAAGAACGCGGTGGAAATGAGTTTTTTGAGTTCAGTTTACCAGAGGCAATTTTACGCCTTAAGCAGGGCTTTGGACGGCTGATTCGCACGCAAACTGACAGAGGGATTGTTGTTATTCTTGATCCACGGATTCAGACCAGAAGTTATGGGAAGCAGTTTCTCGATTCGCTACCTGACTGCGAAATTGTGGAAGGATAA
- a CDS encoding trypsin-like peptidase domain-containing protein has protein sequence MKKNIYAYFALLSFLVSVSIISSCAFTKDQPTDVELLSSIENAFVSVAKRSTPAIVGVISSREVENGEFHRQEGSGFIFRKDGHILTNEHVIRDAKTVSVRLLDESEFDAKMVGVDRNTDIAVLKIDAKEDLPILPLANSEEVQVGQFAIAIGNPFQLNYTVTIGTVSGKGRSFLRDIGIIRYQDFIQTDAWINTGNSGGPLLNIHGEVIGINSLIRRADNTPATGAVRAGAGFAISSNLVEKIGTQLIANGRIIRGFLGIDMRKVPQGIRIRSVLKNMPAHLAGLQQGDIIVKYNGKPVKNTDEFKMWIADSTIGENSKITILRNGHERMFNVTITEMPAFQAGRPIETDSVAWRRLGLSVRKLEKGDFERYTYLTDEDRGVIVDMVEENSPIPRGTLIIAVNGQKINTVQEFEALLQKQQQALEQLSLDVKSSHGTEKITMQLKP, from the coding sequence ATGAAAAAAAATATCTATGCCTATTTTGCTTTGCTGTCTTTCCTCGTTAGTGTCAGCATCATTTCTTCGTGTGCTTTCACAAAAGACCAACCGACTGATGTTGAACTGCTGAGTTCAATCGAAAACGCTTTTGTGAGTGTTGCCAAACGCAGCACACCTGCCATTGTCGGCGTAATTTCATCCCGAGAAGTAGAAAATGGCGAATTTCACAGACAAGAAGGCTCCGGATTCATCTTTCGCAAAGATGGACACATTCTTACAAATGAACATGTGATCCGGGATGCAAAAACGGTTAGCGTGCGGTTGCTTGATGAAAGCGAATTTGACGCAAAAATGGTTGGCGTGGATCGCAATACGGATATTGCTGTCTTAAAAATTGATGCTAAAGAAGACTTACCTATTCTTCCGTTGGCGAATTCGGAAGAGGTCCAAGTCGGGCAGTTCGCTATTGCTATTGGGAATCCGTTTCAACTCAATTACACCGTAACAATCGGGACTGTGAGTGGAAAAGGACGTTCATTCCTTCGCGACATAGGTATTATTCGGTATCAAGATTTTATCCAAACAGATGCTTGGATAAATACGGGAAACAGCGGTGGGCCTCTATTAAATATCCACGGTGAGGTAATTGGGATTAACTCCTTAATTCGGCGTGCCGACAACACACCAGCGACCGGGGCAGTTAGAGCGGGAGCCGGGTTTGCTATTTCCAGTAACCTCGTCGAAAAGATTGGAACGCAGTTAATCGCAAACGGACGCATCATCCGAGGCTTTCTTGGAATTGATATGAGAAAAGTACCACAAGGTATTCGCATTCGGAGTGTACTAAAAAATATGCCAGCACATCTTGCCGGGCTGCAGCAAGGCGATATCATTGTCAAATACAACGGAAAGCCAGTAAAAAATACTGACGAATTCAAGATGTGGATCGCTGATTCCACTATCGGTGAGAACTCAAAAATTACGATCCTCCGAAACGGGCATGAACGGATGTTTAATGTCACAATAACAGAAATGCCAGCATTCCAAGCAGGGAGACCTATTGAAACCGATTCCGTCGCGTGGAGGAGACTGGGACTATCAGTGCGGAAGTTAGAAAAGGGTGACTTTGAAAGGTACACCTATCTGACCGATGAAGATCGCGGTGTTATTGTTGACATGGTTGAAGAAAACAGCCCGATTCCGAGAGGCACACTTATTATTGCTGTTAATGGGCAAAAGATCAACACTGTCCAAGAGTTTGAAGCACTCCTTCAAAAGCAGCAACAAGCACTTGAACAACTTAGCCTTGATGTCAAAAGCAGTCATGGCACAGAAAAGATAACTATGCAGCTAAAACCTTAG